From Roseibium alexandrii DFL-11, the proteins below share one genomic window:
- a CDS encoding flavin-containing monooxygenase, which translates to MPQVAGAAPCASTQESYALIGAGPMGLAMAKVLREQGIPFQGFELHSDVGGVWDMTGPRSTMYESAHLISSKTMTEFADFPMPPDTPDYPSHRDMRQYFQAFARHFDLYRSYRFQTEVVKAQPIGPSGKGWRVVWRGPDGRQEEAIFKGLLIANGTLSTPNMPNFKGDFSGELIHAAKYKSATQFDGKRVLIVGAGNSGCDIAVDAIHHAKSTDLSLRRGYYFVPKYVFGKPADTLGKTANLPMWLRRKIDGVVLNWFAGNPQRYGFPKPDYRLYESHPVVNSLILFHAGHGDLKIRPDIDRLDGNTVHFADGSAADYDMIVTATGYVLDYPFISKDLLNWTDAAPSLYLNCMHPQRDDLFVLGMVEATGLGWQGRHEQAELVARYITGLQTGNREADNIKRYKANGFQRATGGVNYLKLARMAYYVDKKTYRKSVTQRIAALKEAAR; encoded by the coding sequence ATGCCACAAGTAGCAGGTGCGGCGCCATGCGCCAGCACACAGGAAAGCTATGCCCTGATTGGCGCAGGCCCCATGGGCCTTGCGATGGCCAAGGTCTTGCGCGAACAGGGAATTCCCTTTCAAGGGTTTGAGCTGCATTCAGATGTCGGCGGTGTCTGGGACATGACCGGCCCGCGCTCGACCATGTATGAAAGCGCGCATCTGATTTCGTCCAAAACGATGACGGAGTTTGCCGATTTTCCGATGCCGCCGGACACACCCGACTATCCTTCTCATCGCGACATGCGGCAGTACTTCCAGGCCTTTGCCCGTCACTTTGATCTCTACCGGTCCTACCGCTTCCAAACCGAAGTTGTGAAAGCCCAGCCGATTGGGCCGTCGGGCAAGGGTTGGCGTGTGGTCTGGCGGGGCCCGGATGGCCGGCAAGAAGAAGCCATCTTCAAGGGACTTCTGATCGCGAACGGCACACTCTCGACCCCCAATATGCCGAACTTCAAGGGTGACTTTTCCGGCGAGCTCATTCACGCGGCCAAGTACAAGTCCGCCACCCAGTTCGACGGCAAGCGGGTGCTGATCGTCGGTGCCGGAAACTCGGGCTGCGACATCGCAGTCGATGCCATCCATCATGCAAAAAGCACGGACCTTTCCTTGCGCCGGGGCTATTACTTTGTGCCGAAATACGTCTTCGGCAAACCGGCAGACACTCTGGGAAAAACAGCGAACCTGCCGATGTGGCTCCGCCGCAAGATCGATGGTGTCGTGCTCAATTGGTTTGCCGGAAACCCGCAGCGCTACGGGTTCCCGAAACCGGATTACAGGCTTTATGAAAGCCATCCGGTAGTAAATTCGCTGATCCTGTTCCATGCCGGTCATGGCGACTTGAAAATCCGTCCCGACATCGACCGTCTGGACGGCAACACGGTCCATTTTGCCGACGGCAGCGCTGCGGATTACGACATGATTGTCACCGCAACCGGCTATGTGCTCGATTACCCGTTCATTTCAAAAGACTTGCTCAACTGGACGGATGCGGCGCCGAGCCTTTATCTCAACTGCATGCACCCGCAGCGCGACGATCTGTTCGTGCTCGGCATGGTCGAGGCGACGGGCCTTGGTTGGCAGGGGCGGCATGAACAGGCCGAACTCGTCGCGCGTTACATCACGGGGCTTCAGACCGGAAACCGGGAAGCGGACAACATCAAACGCTACAAGGCCAACGGCTTTCAGCGGGCAACTGGCGGGGTCAATTACCTGAAGCTTGCCCGGATGGCCTATTACGTCGACAAGAAAACCTACCGCAAATCCGTCACACAAAGGATTGCGGCCCTGAAAGAGGCTGCCCGATGA
- a CDS encoding TetR/AcrR family transcriptional regulator produces MTDVAAPRKRAPSKKSLETKARILDAAEDLFSKRGFDGTSIRDIAKQAGAQVALVHHHGGPKEELFHMVVARRAKPLAELRLQALEEKRAVAEQEGRSKLTLREILASFVQPFLEMTLSDGAPWPAYGRLIALVSADERWRDIAAECFDPTAAVFVDEIADLLPGASRTALSAAFVFTVSGMLALTASSWRIGAVAREQEEADLAETLLDYSEAGFFKLCQS; encoded by the coding sequence ATGACAGATGTGGCTGCGCCCCGGAAGCGGGCACCCAGCAAAAAGTCTTTAGAAACAAAGGCCCGGATCCTGGATGCGGCAGAAGATCTGTTTTCCAAACGCGGTTTTGACGGCACATCGATTCGCGACATCGCTAAACAGGCGGGAGCCCAGGTGGCGCTGGTGCATCATCACGGAGGGCCGAAGGAAGAGCTGTTTCATATGGTGGTTGCCCGCCGGGCAAAGCCGCTCGCCGAACTTCGCCTCCAGGCGCTGGAAGAAAAGAGGGCTGTTGCCGAACAGGAAGGACGTAGCAAGCTGACCTTGCGCGAAATCCTGGCGAGTTTCGTTCAGCCGTTTCTAGAGATGACCTTGTCTGACGGCGCGCCGTGGCCCGCCTATGGCCGACTGATCGCGCTGGTGTCGGCGGATGAGCGCTGGCGGGACATCGCGGCGGAGTGTTTTGATCCGACCGCAGCCGTCTTTGTGGATGAGATCGCTGACCTGCTGCCGGGCGCCTCCCGGACAGCACTGAGCGCCGCCTTCGTCTTTACCGTGTCGGGCATGCTGGCGCTCACCGCCAGCAGCTGGCGTATCGGCGCTGTGGCCCGCGAACAAGAAGAAGCGGATCTCGCCGAAACCTTGCTCGACTACAGCGAGGCCGGGTTTTTTAAACTCTGTCAGTCCTAA
- a CDS encoding EAL domain-containing protein, giving the protein MGKYASDTRDVLNRLCAAPLLFSKQLSNNSAFSALQRSLCITLPAILLGAFALLIKYPPFVQTGTGHNFHFGQDVEVVLDAVINSTFGIASLIVIVSYAYIFTNSLNSQKRRPVAHPLLTILVALTSFFILIAQADSSQLLASLSISQGLPTALFVAVTSTSLFLFLCQKRICRFQTRALSNEAMLGDIYGVLPAALTTLIVFAGLKGFLLTIGSEHVTAELQAQLNGMVGNIDNSLWGGLKYVLLSQVLWLFGIHGRNMLNGVSDLQLIPAANENIAHVAAGLQPTNIITSQVFDLVHVGGSGATLGMIIAMLVFSKLTVVKRFALLALIPALFNVNEPIIYGIPIVLNPLYALPFLLAPLVNTGVLYGAMLLEWMPFTSYGVAWTTPPIINAYAVTGSFSGAGVQAVCLVLSVLIYAPFVRLTDTVSTLTIRESLTDLLRFSTETETASTSTRLLQRTGVVGRVARALAIDLETVLDKMQGLHLEYQPQINACDGSVCGVEALLRWNHPIYGRIAPPVIIQLAEDMEIMPQLGEHILDLACRTRADWTGFVAANFKMSVNVTPSQVLQHDFADVVKQTLARYALDPSAVELEITESTVLLPDDKVFEAIEALRAVGVRFALDDFGMGHTSLRYMQAFPIDTVKIDRSLTRSCHSEINGHILKSIFDLSASLGFATVVEGIETDEEKAWFSQSGCTSFQGFLFSRPLAADDFVTYYIQNAQLHAPLTAALDEMKKIKAPARRTQSVA; this is encoded by the coding sequence ATGGGGAAATATGCCAGCGACACACGGGATGTGTTGAATAGGCTCTGCGCAGCACCTCTTTTATTCAGCAAGCAACTCTCAAACAATTCTGCCTTCTCTGCATTGCAACGCAGCCTTTGCATTACCTTGCCCGCTATATTGCTCGGCGCCTTCGCCCTTTTGATCAAATACCCGCCTTTTGTTCAAACAGGCACCGGTCACAACTTTCATTTCGGACAAGATGTGGAAGTTGTGCTGGATGCGGTGATTAACTCGACCTTCGGCATCGCGTCACTCATCGTGATCGTGAGCTACGCCTACATTTTCACAAACAGCTTGAACAGCCAGAAGCGCCGCCCTGTTGCGCACCCGCTTCTGACAATTCTGGTTGCACTCACCAGCTTTTTCATCTTGATCGCACAGGCAGACAGCTCTCAACTCCTGGCTTCTCTCTCCATAAGCCAGGGTTTGCCTACGGCCCTGTTCGTTGCTGTCACAAGCACCAGCCTGTTTCTTTTCCTGTGCCAAAAAAGGATCTGCCGTTTCCAGACCCGGGCGCTCAGCAATGAGGCGATGCTCGGTGATATCTACGGCGTCCTGCCCGCCGCACTCACAACCCTGATTGTGTTCGCAGGCCTGAAAGGCTTTCTGCTCACAATCGGATCCGAGCATGTAACCGCCGAGCTTCAGGCGCAACTGAATGGCATGGTCGGAAACATCGACAATTCGCTCTGGGGCGGCCTCAAATATGTTCTGCTGTCACAGGTGCTTTGGCTGTTTGGCATTCATGGCCGGAACATGCTCAACGGTGTTTCGGATTTGCAGTTGATCCCTGCGGCCAACGAAAATATCGCGCATGTCGCTGCGGGCTTGCAGCCCACCAACATCATCACGTCTCAAGTGTTCGACCTTGTCCACGTCGGAGGCTCCGGCGCAACGCTTGGCATGATCATCGCCATGCTGGTTTTCAGCAAGTTGACCGTGGTGAAGCGCTTTGCCCTGCTGGCGCTCATACCCGCGTTGTTCAACGTGAACGAACCGATCATTTACGGCATCCCGATCGTCCTCAATCCTTTGTATGCGCTGCCCTTTCTGCTTGCACCGCTTGTAAATACCGGCGTCCTTTATGGTGCGATGCTTCTGGAGTGGATGCCCTTCACGAGCTACGGCGTTGCCTGGACGACGCCGCCGATAATCAACGCATATGCTGTCACAGGCTCTTTCTCCGGGGCAGGAGTTCAAGCCGTCTGCCTCGTGCTGTCGGTCCTCATCTATGCCCCGTTTGTCCGGCTGACCGACACCGTCAGCACGCTGACGATACGAGAGTCTCTGACTGACCTTTTGCGGTTTTCAACCGAAACAGAAACTGCAAGTACTTCGACAAGATTGTTGCAACGGACCGGTGTTGTCGGCCGGGTGGCCCGCGCCCTTGCCATCGATTTGGAAACGGTTCTGGATAAAATGCAGGGACTGCACCTTGAGTATCAGCCACAGATAAACGCCTGCGATGGCAGCGTGTGCGGTGTTGAAGCTCTGCTGCGCTGGAATCATCCGATATACGGCCGCATCGCTCCGCCGGTGATTATCCAGCTGGCGGAGGATATGGAGATCATGCCGCAACTTGGCGAGCACATTCTCGACTTGGCGTGCCGCACCCGAGCCGACTGGACCGGTTTCGTGGCGGCCAATTTCAAAATGTCGGTCAACGTAACGCCGTCCCAGGTTCTTCAGCACGATTTCGCAGATGTGGTGAAACAGACACTCGCGCGGTATGCACTAGACCCGTCGGCTGTCGAACTTGAAATCACCGAGAGCACGGTCCTCTTGCCGGATGATAAAGTCTTTGAGGCGATCGAAGCCCTCAGGGCCGTAGGTGTTCGGTTTGCACTCGACGATTTTGGAATGGGACACACCTCTCTCAGGTACATGCAAGCCTTTCCCATAGATACAGTGAAAATCGACCGGTCCTTGACCCGGTCATGCCATAGCGAGATCAATGGACACATCTTGAAGTCGATTTTTGATCTCAGCGCGTCTTTGGGCTTTGCGACTGTGGTTGAAGGCATTGAAACAGATGAGGAAAAAGCTTGGTTCTCACAGTCCGGTTGCACCAGCTTCCAAGGTTTTCTGTTCAGCCGCCCCTTAGCGGCAGATGACTTCGTGACCTATTACATCCAGAATGCACAGCTGCATGCGCCGTTGACCGCCGCTTTGGACGAAATGAAGAAGATCAAGGCACCGGCCCGCCGCACACAATCGGTGGCATAA
- a CDS encoding PAS and helix-turn-helix domain-containing protein yields the protein MEELAAVAFEHAPIGLVYSEDRTIRKCNPRFAAMFEYDTGALTGVSLSVLYPSSEEFLRIGKIGVSKMLGGGTYQDERIMRRKSGTLFWCRVRGQSLDPDHPFAKAVWSFADISEDRPLADMSVRERQVATMLAEGLTSKEIARALDISHRTVEVHRARLMKKFNARNSLELIAHIAGVPV from the coding sequence ATGGAGGAGCTGGCTGCCGTTGCCTTTGAGCATGCGCCGATCGGACTGGTTTACTCAGAAGACAGGACCATCCGGAAATGCAATCCGCGGTTTGCGGCGATGTTTGAATATGACACCGGCGCGCTGACCGGTGTCTCCCTGTCAGTGCTTTATCCCTCGTCCGAAGAGTTTCTGCGCATCGGCAAGATCGGTGTCAGCAAGATGCTGGGCGGCGGCACGTATCAGGACGAACGGATCATGCGCCGGAAATCCGGCACCTTGTTCTGGTGCCGGGTGCGCGGCCAGTCGCTGGACCCAGATCATCCCTTCGCCAAGGCCGTGTGGAGTTTTGCCGATATTTCGGAGGACCGGCCGCTGGCCGACATGAGCGTGCGCGAGCGTCAGGTGGCGACCATGCTCGCCGAGGGTCTGACGTCCAAGGAGATCGCCCGCGCGCTCGACATCTCCCACCGCACGGTAGAGGTTCACAGAGCCCGCTTGATGAAAAAGTTCAACGCCCGTAACAGTCTGGAGCTGATCGCGCACATTGCCGGCGTGCCGGTGTAG
- a CDS encoding GNAT family N-acetyltransferase, with product MSPANISFVRLTSISLAELTAHMNDPRLAAHMPLLTKAWDDETAAQFLAAKEACWQRDGLGHWAFLNHGRYAGWGGFQKEGDEWDFGLVLKPDCFGLGIAITRKALAFAQADDRMPFVTFLLPPSRKKLGALKRMGASFIGDVDYGGEIFGKYQLVTDIPG from the coding sequence ATGTCTCCCGCCAACATCAGCTTTGTACGCCTGACATCAATTTCCCTTGCGGAGTTGACCGCGCATATGAATGACCCGCGTCTTGCAGCGCATATGCCGCTGCTGACAAAGGCTTGGGATGACGAAACGGCTGCTCAGTTCCTCGCAGCCAAAGAAGCGTGCTGGCAGCGCGATGGGCTGGGGCATTGGGCATTTCTCAATCATGGCCGGTATGCAGGCTGGGGCGGGTTTCAGAAAGAGGGAGACGAGTGGGACTTCGGTCTTGTTCTGAAGCCCGACTGCTTTGGCCTCGGGATAGCCATTACTCGAAAGGCGCTTGCCTTCGCCCAGGCCGATGACCGGATGCCGTTCGTGACCTTTCTTTTGCCGCCGTCCCGAAAGAAATTGGGAGCTCTCAAGCGAATGGGAGCAAGTTTCATTGGCGATGTCGACTATGGCGGCGAGATATTCGGCAAATACCAGTTGGTGACAGACATACCAGGCTGA
- a CDS encoding SDR family NAD(P)-dependent oxidoreductase encodes MSDLTGKTALVTGSVQGIGLAIAKSLAGAGARVGVHGLATADQAAEVVAAVKEAGAPEAHFFDANMRDVAAIEAMMQEVSDWGGADILVNNAGIQKTASYAELDAATWEAIIDVNLSGAFHTMRKALPVMAERGYGRVINIASVHGLVASVNKAPYVASKFGLVGMSKVAALEYAAAGTKAKGGVTVNCIAPGWTETAIIEPQVAARAALHGGDRDLGIADLLAEKQPTRRTSDPSEIGALALWLCHPVAHNVTGTTIPVDGGWTAQ; translated from the coding sequence ATGAGTGATTTGACGGGAAAAACCGCCCTGGTGACCGGGTCTGTTCAAGGCATCGGTTTGGCGATTGCAAAGAGCCTTGCAGGCGCCGGCGCCCGGGTGGGCGTACATGGTCTTGCGACAGCGGACCAGGCAGCAGAGGTTGTGGCCGCTGTTAAGGAGGCGGGTGCGCCCGAAGCCCATTTTTTTGATGCCAACATGCGGGACGTAGCGGCCATCGAGGCGATGATGCAGGAGGTGTCTGACTGGGGCGGCGCGGACATTCTGGTGAACAACGCTGGAATTCAGAAAACCGCCAGCTACGCAGAGCTCGATGCGGCGACCTGGGAGGCCATCATCGATGTCAATCTGTCCGGCGCTTTTCACACGATGCGAAAGGCGCTGCCCGTCATGGCTGAACGGGGATATGGCCGGGTGATCAACATTGCCTCGGTCCACGGCCTCGTCGCGTCGGTGAACAAGGCGCCCTATGTGGCCTCAAAGTTCGGCCTGGTCGGCATGAGCAAGGTCGCCGCGCTGGAATATGCCGCCGCCGGCACCAAGGCCAAAGGCGGTGTCACGGTCAACTGCATCGCGCCGGGCTGGACCGAAACCGCGATCATCGAGCCGCAGGTTGCCGCCCGCGCCGCCCTTCACGGCGGAGACCGGGATCTTGGGATTGCCGATCTTCTTGCCGAAAAACAACCGACCCGCCGGACCTCCGACCCATCGGAGATTGGTGCCTTGGCGCTGTGGCTGTGTCATCCGGTTGCCCACAATGTCACCGGCACGACCATCCCTGTCGACGGCGGCTGGACGGCGCAATAG
- a CDS encoding class I adenylate-forming enzyme family protein, whose translation MNPAEWLKRTAAKSPEAPALFTGVRQVADYAAFAETAGAIARALQGRGVAKGDRVAVFMANSTSYLEALYGIWWAGAAAVPINTKLHGREAAWMVEDAGAKLVFCDEKSANALSGLLSGDAQILVTGSGAFDAMRSETPFSEPVPLDEDDLAWLFYTSGTTGRPKGVMITCGNIASMTYNFFVDVDEVKSGGAILYAAPMSHGAGLYNFMHVLRGARHVVPESGGFDAEEVLRIAPNLKCVSMFAAPTMVRRMVDVAKAQGLNGMGLRTIVYAGGPMYEADILEAVEVMGTRFVQIYGQGECPMGITALSRADVSDRSHPRWRDRLNSVGTAQSSVRVRVVDENGADVPAGEVGEIVVRGATVMKGYWQNPAATEDTLRNGWLWTGDMGRLDPDGYLTLQDRSKDVIISGGTNIYPREVEEVLLSHPAVHEVSVIGQADPEWGEIVVAFVVRLDGQYVEAAELDALCLEQIARFKRPKTYRFVEALPKNNYGKVLKTELRQQLMDGGNEHE comes from the coding sequence ATGAACCCGGCAGAATGGCTGAAACGCACAGCGGCAAAATCACCAGAGGCACCGGCACTCTTCACCGGTGTGCGCCAGGTGGCCGATTATGCGGCATTTGCGGAGACTGCCGGGGCGATTGCGCGCGCGCTTCAAGGCCGCGGTGTTGCCAAAGGCGACCGGGTGGCTGTCTTCATGGCAAACAGCACATCCTATCTTGAAGCGCTCTATGGCATTTGGTGGGCCGGCGCGGCTGCCGTGCCGATCAATACCAAGTTGCACGGGCGGGAAGCTGCCTGGATGGTCGAGGATGCCGGCGCAAAACTGGTGTTCTGCGATGAGAAATCAGCCAACGCCCTGTCTGGTCTTCTATCTGGCGATGCACAGATCCTTGTGACCGGCAGCGGGGCCTTTGACGCCATGCGATCGGAAACCCCGTTTTCAGAGCCCGTGCCGCTGGATGAGGATGATCTCGCCTGGCTGTTCTACACCTCCGGCACCACGGGACGGCCGAAGGGCGTTATGATCACCTGCGGCAACATCGCGTCAATGACATACAACTTCTTTGTCGATGTGGACGAGGTCAAGTCGGGAGGGGCTATTCTTTATGCAGCTCCCATGAGCCATGGCGCCGGGCTTTACAACTTCATGCATGTCTTGCGCGGTGCGCGGCATGTTGTTCCGGAAAGCGGCGGATTTGATGCCGAAGAAGTCCTCCGGATCGCGCCAAACTTAAAATGTGTCAGCATGTTCGCAGCGCCCACCATGGTGCGCCGGATGGTGGATGTTGCCAAGGCCCAGGGGCTCAACGGCATGGGGCTGCGCACCATCGTTTATGCCGGAGGGCCGATGTATGAGGCCGATATTCTGGAGGCGGTCGAGGTGATGGGAACCCGGTTCGTCCAGATCTACGGCCAGGGGGAATGCCCGATGGGGATCACCGCGCTTTCGCGGGCCGATGTCTCCGATCGCAGCCATCCAAGATGGCGGGACCGGCTGAATTCCGTTGGAACAGCACAATCTTCCGTTCGGGTGCGCGTTGTTGATGAAAACGGCGCAGATGTTCCAGCTGGTGAGGTGGGCGAGATCGTTGTGCGCGGGGCAACGGTCATGAAAGGCTATTGGCAGAACCCGGCCGCGACCGAAGACACACTGCGAAACGGCTGGCTGTGGACCGGCGACATGGGGCGGCTCGATCCGGACGGCTATCTGACGCTTCAGGACCGCTCAAAGGATGTGATCATTTCCGGCGGAACAAACATCTACCCAAGGGAAGTGGAGGAGGTGCTGCTCAGCCATCCGGCGGTTCATGAGGTCTCCGTGATTGGACAGGCAGACCCGGAGTGGGGCGAGATCGTCGTTGCCTTTGTTGTGCGTTTGGACGGGCAATACGTGGAGGCAGCAGAACTCGATGCCTTGTGCCTGGAGCAGATCGCCCGGTTCAAACGGCCGAAGACCTACCGCTTCGTCGAGGCGCTGCCGAAGAACAATTACGGCAAGGTCCTGAAGACCGAATTGAGACAACAGCTGATGGATGGAGGAAACGAACATGAGTGA
- a CDS encoding CNNM domain-containing protein: MTLLILFVVLAIGVSFLCSILEAVLLSITPSFVESANEDRPKLAESLRKLRSDIERPLAAILSLNTIAHTVGATGAGAQAALVFDDAGVGVFSAVLTLTILVLSEIIPKTLGATYWRALAPFAVRVLPWLIAAQLPLVWMSQGITRFLTKGDPKHEVSREEISALATVGNRLGIVEEDETRVVTNLFQLPEISAREVMTPRTVIEHVAEAMSVGEVVKSRENYPFSRMLVTGASIDEVSGFLLTRDLLLTAVNGRNDASISTLRRDILRISENEDLDSLLEKLMGNDAHIALVQDDYGGTAGLITMEDVLETLLGAEIVDEHDEVEDLQKLARQRSEQTLADRVKSAKDQSEPTKAG; the protein is encoded by the coding sequence TTGACCCTATTGATCCTATTCGTGGTGCTTGCCATCGGAGTGTCGTTTCTCTGCTCGATACTCGAAGCAGTGTTGTTGTCGATCACGCCGTCCTTTGTGGAATCTGCAAACGAGGATCGGCCAAAGCTCGCCGAAAGTCTCAGAAAACTCCGCTCGGACATTGAACGGCCGCTCGCCGCCATTCTTTCTCTCAACACGATCGCGCACACCGTGGGAGCGACAGGAGCCGGGGCTCAGGCCGCCCTTGTCTTTGATGATGCCGGGGTCGGCGTGTTTTCAGCCGTTTTGACGCTTACCATCCTGGTTCTGTCGGAAATCATTCCAAAGACCTTGGGCGCGACCTATTGGCGGGCATTGGCTCCCTTCGCGGTTCGGGTGCTGCCGTGGTTGATCGCTGCCCAATTGCCGCTGGTCTGGATGAGCCAGGGAATTACACGGTTTCTCACCAAAGGCGATCCCAAACACGAAGTGTCCCGGGAGGAGATCTCGGCTTTGGCGACCGTCGGCAACCGTTTGGGGATCGTGGAGGAAGATGAGACACGTGTGGTCACCAATCTTTTCCAGCTTCCGGAAATCTCCGCGCGGGAGGTGATGACGCCCCGAACGGTCATTGAGCATGTCGCAGAAGCGATGAGCGTTGGAGAGGTGGTCAAGTCACGGGAGAACTATCCGTTTTCCCGCATGCTTGTGACCGGGGCGTCAATCGACGAAGTGTCCGGCTTCCTGCTGACACGGGATCTTCTTCTCACCGCGGTCAACGGGCGCAACGATGCCAGCATATCGACGTTGCGCCGGGATATTCTTCGAATTTCCGAAAACGAGGATCTCGATTCCCTGCTCGAAAAGCTGATGGGAAATGACGCGCACATTGCCCTGGTTCAGGACGACTATGGCGGCACGGCCGGCTTGATCACCATGGAGGATGTGCTGGAAACCCTTCTGGGCGCTGAAATCGTGGACGAGCACGATGAAGTTGAGGACCTTCAAAAACTGGCCAGGCAGCGCAGCGAGCAGACACTGGCAGATCGCGTCAAGAGTGCGAAAGACCAGAGTGAGCCGACGAAAGCGGGCTAA
- a CDS encoding PP2C family protein-serine/threonine phosphatase, which yields MDPSGERFSSASADLGTLVALLKTHDIFASMDEQHLQNIAEACPIEDAAAGTVLFRQGDPGSFAYLLVSGELSVDVDTPHGDVTLAVLTAPDMVGEISVFARSPRTATVRTRSAVQLLRLDRDVVRGLLIDHPDAILTIIGALGNRLQGMNGAIATLTQAAESLGNDAFQPAMLETLKAEAGRLGQFAHVFDKMAREIREKSAQREEMRMAAKVQCSFLPSGIDPGAFGDNFEIAASMTPAKDVGGDFYDYFMVGESKLGFAIGDVCGKGMPAAMFMSVSRMILKTLAREGHPPGTVITRLNDVLADDNPECMFVTLFYGCLDLETGMLSYSSAGHEDVYWLGSCGNCERVESLGPIAGVFENTDYPTRTRQIAPGDGVLLVTDGVTEALNPNGELYGHDRLKRFLETSKNASALDWIETLTAEVSRFAAEAAQSDDITCLAMIFKGSEAE from the coding sequence ATGGATCCGTCCGGTGAACGGTTCTCAAGCGCAAGTGCTGACCTTGGAACGCTGGTCGCGCTTTTAAAGACGCACGACATTTTTGCCTCCATGGACGAGCAGCACCTGCAAAACATTGCAGAAGCCTGTCCGATTGAAGATGCCGCCGCTGGCACTGTTCTGTTTCGCCAGGGCGACCCGGGGTCTTTTGCCTATCTTCTGGTGTCCGGTGAATTGTCGGTGGATGTTGACACGCCGCATGGCGACGTCACCCTGGCGGTGCTGACGGCACCGGACATGGTCGGTGAGATTTCCGTCTTCGCCCGCAGTCCCCGGACCGCGACTGTTCGCACGCGCAGCGCGGTGCAGCTTCTGAGACTGGACCGCGATGTTGTCCGCGGTCTCTTGATCGACCATCCGGATGCCATCCTGACGATAATTGGCGCGCTGGGGAACCGGCTGCAAGGAATGAATGGCGCGATTGCGACGCTGACCCAGGCTGCAGAATCGCTCGGAAACGACGCCTTTCAGCCGGCCATGCTGGAAACCTTGAAGGCGGAGGCGGGACGGCTCGGCCAGTTTGCACACGTCTTTGACAAGATGGCCCGCGAAATTCGTGAAAAAAGCGCGCAGCGCGAAGAAATGCGTATGGCGGCCAAGGTACAGTGCTCGTTCCTGCCGTCCGGAATTGACCCGGGGGCGTTTGGAGACAATTTCGAAATTGCCGCTTCCATGACCCCGGCCAAGGACGTTGGCGGGGATTTTTATGACTACTTCATGGTCGGGGAGAGCAAGCTTGGCTTTGCCATTGGGGATGTCTGCGGAAAGGGCATGCCAGCTGCCATGTTCATGAGCGTTTCGCGGATGATCCTGAAAACACTTGCCCGGGAAGGGCATCCGCCAGGCACTGTGATCACCCGCCTGAACGATGTGCTTGCCGATGACAATCCGGAATGCATGTTCGTAACGCTGTTCTATGGGTGTCTGGACCTCGAAACGGGTATGCTTTCCTATTCCAGCGCCGGACACGAAGACGTTTATTGGCTAGGCAGCTGCGGGAACTGTGAGCGGGTCGAAAGCCTCGGACCGATCGCGGGTGTTTTTGAAAACACGGACTATCCAACCCGGACTCGCCAGATCGCGCCCGGCGATGGTGTGCTGTTGGTGACCGACGGTGTGACGGAAGCCCTCAATCCGAACGGGGAGCTTTACGGCCATGACCGGCTGAAGCGCTTTCTTGAGACCTCAAAAAACGCGAGCGCTTTAGATTGGATCGAGACGTTGACTGCGGAAGTTTCAAGGTTTGCCGCCGAGGCAGCTCAATCAGACGACATCACCTGTCTTGCGATGATCTTCAAAGGATCTGAAGCAGAGTAG
- a CDS encoding PilZ domain-containing protein, producing the protein MSPDVHVILEVPVQTVMSEDKQEQAPVSGQETQTAEDRPRRTRVLKKGKIIFQGGLRSFPCIVRNLSDGGAMLQFETAFLAPPQFELQIDLENFEVTCEKRWEDGLKMGVQFIGEKRIVGAQRAQSLKTSEEALKSEIDLLHDSPDNFFTRQHMMDDTKRVQQPVRRARQAGSGKPAFGKRR; encoded by the coding sequence ATGTCCCCCGATGTGCATGTGATCCTTGAAGTACCGGTTCAAACAGTCATGTCCGAAGACAAACAGGAACAGGCGCCAGTGAGCGGCCAGGAAACCCAGACGGCAGAAGACCGCCCGCGGCGGACCCGTGTCTTGAAAAAAGGCAAGATCATTTTCCAAGGCGGCCTGAGGTCCTTCCCCTGCATCGTGCGCAATCTCTCTGATGGCGGGGCGATGCTGCAGTTTGAGACCGCATTCTTGGCGCCGCCGCAATTCGAGCTGCAGATTGATCTGGAAAACTTTGAAGTCACTTGCGAAAAGCGCTGGGAAGACGGGCTGAAGATGGGTGTCCAGTTCATTGGCGAAAAACGTATTGTCGGCGCACAGCGTGCCCAGTCCCTCAAAACGTCAGAGGAAGCGCTGAAGTCGGAAATTGATCTCTTGCACGACAGCCCGGACAATTTTTTCACTCGTCAGCACATGATGGATGATACCAAACGCGTTCAGCAGCCTGTGCGGCGTGCCCGTCAGGCCGGCTCTGGAAAACCAGCCTTCGGCAAGCGGCGCTGA